A single genomic interval of Chryseobacterium paludis harbors:
- a CDS encoding M1 family metallopeptidase: MKKSIAIIFAFIISQLQAQQIPYYQQAAKYKMDIDVNAEKFTYQGTQTLEYSNNSPDELNVVYFHLYWNAFKPNSMMDQRVAGQGKNGDSRLQKDGVSRLASIPKDKEGAQNIHWIKQNGKDLKFEIQETIMKVYLSEPIKPNSTTSFTMEWDAVIPQQIRRSGRNNREGVDMTMTQWYPKISEYDYDGWATFDYIGREFHAPFSDFDVTIKIDKDYVIGAGGILENPTEVKGYDANAKIKTEKNKKAIWKWTAKNILDFAWSADRDYVVNGFDVPNGPKVFLVYQKNDKTKVWGEAQPYVTKYFQIMNSHFGKYAYPTYAFIQGGDGGMEYGMCTMILGESKDMEDLMGLMAHEGSHSWYQQMLATNESVRPWMDEGFTSYAEGYVMNQLFPPKDKLPNPFVDRLNAYRSFVKKGIEEPAVWLGDHHDNGTSYTFSTYVKGELFLVELGYIVGEENLSEILKQYFDKWSLKHPTDRDFLHIAQKVSGMDLKWFHHYWINTTKTIDYGIKDVKYDAKSTTVTLINNGQVPMPIDFSVVTKDKKIVTYQIPTNLTHTWKQKDAYGDFKTMNYWPWTQKEYTLTIPYSKSQLEVLGIDFSQRLADVNMEDNFVEIK; the protein is encoded by the coding sequence ATGAAAAAGTCGATTGCAATCATTTTTGCTTTTATCATTTCACAGCTTCAGGCCCAACAAATACCTTATTATCAGCAGGCTGCGAAGTACAAGATGGATATTGATGTTAATGCAGAAAAATTTACTTACCAGGGAACCCAGACATTAGAATATTCGAATAACTCACCGGATGAACTTAATGTGGTGTATTTTCATTTATATTGGAATGCTTTTAAACCTAACTCAATGATGGATCAAAGAGTAGCAGGTCAAGGTAAAAATGGTGATTCAAGATTGCAAAAGGACGGAGTTTCAAGATTAGCTTCTATTCCTAAAGATAAGGAGGGAGCGCAAAATATACACTGGATCAAACAGAATGGGAAAGACCTGAAATTTGAAATCCAGGAAACAATAATGAAGGTTTATCTGAGTGAACCGATCAAGCCAAACTCTACGACATCTTTCACTATGGAATGGGATGCTGTGATTCCACAACAGATTCGAAGAAGTGGACGAAATAATAGAGAAGGAGTAGATATGACCATGACGCAATGGTATCCCAAAATTTCAGAATATGATTATGATGGATGGGCTACATTTGATTATATAGGAAGAGAGTTTCATGCACCGTTTTCAGACTTTGATGTTACCATTAAAATAGATAAAGATTATGTAATAGGAGCAGGAGGAATCCTTGAAAACCCTACGGAAGTAAAAGGCTATGATGCCAACGCAAAGATTAAAACTGAAAAAAATAAAAAAGCAATATGGAAATGGACTGCTAAAAATATTTTGGATTTTGCATGGAGTGCGGATAGAGATTACGTTGTTAACGGTTTTGATGTTCCAAATGGGCCAAAGGTATTTTTAGTATATCAGAAAAACGATAAAACTAAAGTTTGGGGTGAAGCTCAACCTTATGTTACTAAATATTTCCAGATCATGAATTCGCATTTTGGAAAATATGCCTATCCTACTTATGCTTTTATCCAAGGTGGAGATGGTGGAATGGAGTACGGAATGTGTACCATGATTTTAGGGGAATCAAAAGATATGGAAGATTTAATGGGATTAATGGCTCATGAAGGATCACATTCCTGGTATCAGCAAATGCTTGCGACTAATGAATCAGTTCGTCCGTGGATGGATGAAGGATTTACAAGTTATGCAGAAGGCTATGTAATGAATCAGCTATTTCCTCCAAAAGATAAACTTCCTAATCCTTTTGTTGATAGATTAAACGCTTATAGAAGTTTTGTGAAAAAAGGAATTGAAGAGCCGGCTGTATGGTTGGGAGACCATCATGATAACGGGACATCTTATACTTTTTCTACCTATGTGAAAGGAGAGCTGTTTTTGGTTGAATTAGGATATATAGTTGGTGAAGAAAATCTTTCGGAGATTCTGAAACAGTATTTTGATAAATGGAGTTTAAAACATCCGACAGATAGGGATTTTCTTCATATTGCGCAGAAAGTATCCGGAATGGATCTGAAGTGGTTCCATCATTACTGGATCAATACCACAAAAACTATTGATTATGGAATCAAAGATGTGAAGTATGATGCAAAGTCTACCACTGTTACTTTGATTAATAACGGACAGGTGCCTATGCCTATTGATTTCAGCGTTGTGACGAAAGATAAAAAAATTGTTACTTATCAAATTCCTACTAATCTTACGCATACATGGAAACAGAAAGATGCGTATGGGGATTTCAAGACAATGAATTACTGGCCATGGACTCAGAAAGAATATACCCTGACGATTCCTTATTCTAAATCTCAGTTAGAGGTTTTAGGAATCGATTTTAGTCAGCGGTTAGCTGATGTAAATATGGAAGATAATTTTGTTGAAATTAAATAA
- a CDS encoding DUF6909 family protein — translation MTNSRARETTEAIERLYISMRHLFYRGFFKPGGVSGESIRSLLKTINPEIYGTMNVPNKLELDGLMYVLDRLPEGIEECAFIHLTSDEGFDKGSFEPIVPKKRRRNCYRIDEHQMNIEVLLGRSEIYDILTHLTFLFIEADKIRNLAFIQDENWKPTRAFKIIEEVVKGEKKFSRREKEVALIHLSSLIGRTFEETLRAYNTFGDDENPDRLFKIIYNLGKVSLDDAKQSREREIHFSAILKERVGHHYFGEKWANKVKEILFENNLHMRPLHIISANMHSVKNMLYANDALKKKDHKEVDYKLYGEISDKKDLRDKVSKYAADQGLIYIDDKSGSNIDVQIIDLSKTELKNTPFGHAKYSGDDVIMVFDYAFGEQAFEVMDELLRPFEHTGEVYMMKVKSVSIMGKAGILNGAKGDIMIPTSHIFEGTADNYPFENALKLDDFKDDELKAFEGTMITVLGTSLQNRDILSYFMNTSWKAIGLEMEGAHYQKAIQVASKIRHHIAPDLFVCYAYYASDNPLETGSTLSSGGLGLTGVKPTYLITLKILEKILQSGKKEVSSKK, via the coding sequence ATGACAAATTCTAGAGCAAGAGAAACAACAGAGGCTATTGAAAGATTATATATTTCTATGAGACATTTGTTTTATAGAGGGTTTTTTAAGCCAGGGGGTGTTTCAGGAGAAAGTATCAGAAGTTTGTTAAAAACAATCAACCCTGAAATTTATGGTACCATGAATGTTCCCAATAAATTGGAGCTTGATGGTTTGATGTATGTTTTAGACAGACTTCCTGAAGGAATTGAGGAATGTGCTTTTATTCATCTTACATCAGATGAGGGTTTTGATAAAGGAAGTTTCGAACCTATTGTTCCTAAAAAGAGAAGGAGAAACTGTTATAGAATAGATGAACATCAGATGAATATTGAAGTTCTTTTGGGACGTTCAGAAATCTATGATATTCTTACTCACTTAACATTCTTATTTATTGAAGCCGATAAGATCCGTAATCTGGCTTTCATTCAGGATGAAAACTGGAAACCTACGCGGGCTTTTAAAATTATCGAAGAGGTAGTAAAAGGTGAAAAGAAATTTAGCAGAAGGGAAAAAGAAGTAGCACTTATTCATTTGTCTTCTTTAATAGGAAGAACTTTTGAGGAAACATTAAGGGCTTATAATACTTTTGGTGATGATGAAAATCCTGATCGTTTATTTAAGATCATTTACAACTTAGGAAAAGTAAGTTTAGATGATGCTAAACAAAGCAGAGAAAGAGAAATTCATTTCAGTGCTATATTAAAGGAAAGAGTAGGGCATCATTATTTTGGAGAGAAGTGGGCAAATAAAGTGAAGGAGATTTTATTTGAAAATAATCTTCATATGCGTCCTTTGCATATTATTTCAGCGAATATGCACTCCGTAAAAAATATGTTGTATGCCAATGATGCTTTGAAGAAAAAAGATCATAAGGAAGTAGACTATAAATTATATGGTGAAATTTCTGATAAAAAAGATCTTCGTGATAAAGTTTCAAAATATGCTGCTGATCAGGGATTGATATATATAGACGACAAAAGTGGAAGTAATATAGATGTTCAGATCATTGATTTAAGCAAAACAGAGCTTAAAAACACTCCTTTCGGACATGCAAAATATTCAGGAGATGATGTAATCATGGTTTTTGACTATGCTTTCGGGGAACAGGCTTTTGAAGTAATGGATGAGCTTTTAAGACCTTTCGAACATACAGGAGAAGTCTATATGATGAAAGTGAAATCTGTTTCTATCATGGGTAAAGCAGGAATCCTAAATGGAGCAAAAGGAGATATTATGATTCCTACTTCTCATATTTTTGAAGGGACAGCAGATAACTATCCTTTTGAAAATGCTCTAAAGCTTGATGATTTTAAGGATGATGAACTGAAAGCTTTTGAAGGGACAATGATTACCGTTTTAGGAACTTCGCTTCAAAATAGAGACATTTTATCTTACTTCATGAATACTTCATGGAAAGCGATAGGTCTTGAAATGGAGGGTGCACATTATCAAAAAGCAATTCAGGTAGCATCTAAGATCAGACATCATATTGCACCGGATCTTTTTGTTTGCTACGCTTACTACGCTTCGGATAATCCATTGGAAACGGGAAGCACCCTTTCTTCTGGAGGTTTAGGACTTACCGGAGTGAAGCCAACATACCTCATCACTTTAAAGATCCTTGAAAAAATCTTGCAAAGCGGAAAGAAAGAAGTTTCTTCTAAAAAATAA
- a CDS encoding nucleoside deaminase, whose translation MFTDEYFMKMAFQEAEIALEKDEVPIGCVVVSNNRVIARAHNLTETLNDVTAHAEMQAITSAANFLGGKYLINCTLYVTLEPCVMCSGALSWSQISKVVIGARDEQRGFINKHLSLHPKTEIVTGIMEHECSGIVKDFFKSKR comes from the coding sequence ATGTTTACGGACGAATATTTCATGAAAATGGCTTTTCAGGAAGCAGAAATTGCTCTTGAAAAAGATGAGGTTCCTATTGGGTGCGTGGTGGTTTCCAATAACCGTGTTATTGCAAGGGCACACAACCTGACGGAAACGCTTAATGATGTAACTGCCCACGCAGAAATGCAAGCCATTACTTCAGCAGCCAATTTCCTGGGAGGAAAATACCTTATCAACTGTACACTATATGTTACATTAGAGCCCTGTGTAATGTGTTCAGGGGCCCTTTCATGGTCACAAATTTCCAAAGTGGTAATTGGGGCACGAGATGAACAAAGGGGCTTTATTAATAAACACCTTAGTCTTCATCCTAAAACGGAGATTGTAACAGGAATTATGGAACATGAATGTTCTGGTATTGTAAAAGATTTTTTTAAATCAAAAAGATAA
- a CDS encoding bacteriocin-like protein, with protein sequence MKNLKKMSRSALKSITGGDVVCPMPSGVPALCPGTKCPINPCLVPNCRVSIQDCGSPVIW encoded by the coding sequence ATGAAAAATTTAAAGAAAATGTCAAGAAGTGCATTAAAGTCTATAACAGGCGGAGATGTAGTTTGTCCTATGCCTAGTGGTGTACCGGCATTGTGCCCAGGTACCAAATGCCCTATTAACCCATGCCTTGTTCCTAACTGCAGAGTTTCGATCCAGGATTGTGGTTCACCTGTAATATGGTAA
- a CDS encoding GNAT family N-acetyltransferase yields the protein MKEFPIIETERLILSALNTEDIPYVVEYLQEKVFSELTSNIPYPYSVKDAEFWVKISHEAFENRSGYTFAIRNKEHKIIGAIGIHDRGDDKAELGYWLGVPFWNKGYVTEAASAVVDFGFKELGYNKIFATHFFHNPSSGRIMQKIGMEKEAILKQHLKKDGEYFDISMYSIFKKK from the coding sequence ATGAAAGAATTCCCAATAATAGAGACAGAAAGACTTATTCTTTCTGCATTGAATACGGAAGATATTCCTTATGTTGTAGAATATCTGCAGGAGAAAGTTTTTTCGGAACTTACTTCCAATATTCCGTATCCTTATTCTGTAAAAGATGCTGAATTCTGGGTGAAGATTTCCCACGAAGCTTTTGAAAATAGATCAGGATACACTTTTGCGATTCGAAATAAAGAACATAAGATAATTGGTGCTATTGGAATTCATGATAGGGGTGATGATAAAGCAGAATTAGGTTATTGGCTGGGCGTTCCATTTTGGAATAAAGGCTATGTAACAGAAGCGGCATCAGCTGTTGTTGATTTTGGCTTTAAAGAATTGGGATATAATAAAATATTTGCTACTCATTTTTTTCACAATCCATCTTCAGGCCGTATCATGCAAAAGATTGGAATGGAGAAGGAAGCTATCTTAAAACAACATCTCAAGAAGGATGGAGAATATTTTGATATTTCCATGTATTCTATTTTTAAGAAAAAGTAG
- a CDS encoding energy transducer TonB, with translation MKSLFLFLCCFISSVFFSQQKEEFKLVKSYYNQHRSMLNTEFKKKFDAETGNFQKASIKQDFLFFMKKMDSIENVALIGALLKIKNTEDLSRLQLENKTISPEKAPDIFPITDKSADYPGGINALRKEVAHLFYIDGVLSETKIVKATVAFIVEKDGTISNVEAQGDNFTFNRQAQIALYSLSEKFSPAIINGDPVRYRFKLPLTMSFE, from the coding sequence TTGAAATCTTTATTTCTCTTTTTATGTTGCTTTATTTCTTCGGTTTTCTTTTCTCAACAAAAGGAAGAATTTAAGCTTGTGAAATCTTACTATAACCAGCATCGCAGTATGCTGAATACTGAATTTAAGAAAAAGTTTGATGCTGAGACAGGCAATTTTCAAAAAGCTTCCATTAAGCAGGATTTTCTTTTTTTCATGAAAAAGATGGACAGCATTGAGAATGTTGCTTTAATAGGCGCTTTGTTAAAAATAAAAAACACAGAAGATCTCAGCAGATTACAGCTTGAAAACAAAACGATATCGCCGGAAAAAGCCCCAGATATCTTTCCTATTACAGATAAATCTGCAGATTATCCTGGAGGTATTAATGCATTGCGAAAGGAAGTGGCCCACCTTTTTTATATAGATGGCGTTCTTTCCGAAACGAAAATAGTAAAAGCCACTGTAGCTTTCATCGTAGAAAAAGATGGAACTATCAGCAATGTAGAAGCACAAGGCGACAATTTTACCTTCAATAGGCAAGCTCAAATTGCACTATATTCTCTTTCAGAAAAATTTTCTCCTGCTATTATCAATGGAGATCCTGTGAGATATCGATTTAAGCTTCCACTAACTATGAGTTTTGAATAA
- a CDS encoding type III pantothenate kinase, with product MNSIVINIGNSNIRFGLFDDDNCDISWVINTKPYRTADELYAQMLMLYQTYKIEPKDISNIIIGSVVPQLTKVMSSAIKKIHGILPVIVDRNTPSEVQAKSKQMGTDIYANLVAAHTMYPDRKKIIIDFGTALTASCVTETGETLGVIIAPGIITSLNSLISQTAQLPEIELKKPKSVLGLDTVTCMQSGMVYGFLGMVEGFVDRINEEVNDDCFVIATGGVSHVYKPLTNKIHITDRLHTLKGLYFLGKDRS from the coding sequence ATGAATTCTATCGTTATAAATATAGGAAACAGCAATATCAGATTTGGACTTTTTGATGATGATAACTGTGATATTTCATGGGTAATTAATACAAAGCCCTATAGAACGGCTGATGAGTTGTATGCGCAAATGCTCATGCTTTATCAGACTTATAAGATCGAACCTAAGGATATAAGCAATATAATTATTGGTTCAGTAGTGCCTCAGCTTACCAAAGTAATGAGCTCAGCCATAAAAAAAATTCACGGTATTCTTCCTGTAATTGTTGATAGAAATACCCCTTCTGAAGTACAGGCAAAATCTAAGCAGATGGGAACTGATATTTATGCTAATCTTGTTGCGGCACACACCATGTATCCCGATCGCAAGAAAATTATTATTGATTTTGGAACGGCACTTACGGCGAGCTGTGTTACAGAAACAGGTGAAACCCTTGGGGTTATTATTGCGCCAGGAATTATAACCTCATTAAATTCTTTGATCAGTCAAACCGCCCAGCTTCCTGAAATTGAATTGAAGAAGCCGAAATCGGTTCTGGGGCTTGATACTGTAACGTGCATGCAAAGTGGAATGGTATATGGGTTTCTGGGGATGGTAGAAGGCTTCGTAGACCGTATTAATGAAGAAGTAAATGATGACTGTTTTGTGATAGCAACAGGAGGTGTTTCTCATGTTTACAAACCATTAACGAATAAAATACATATCACAGACCGACTTCATACACTAAAAGGATTGTATTTTTTAGGTAAAGATAGATCATGA
- a CDS encoding DinB family protein: MSSVIQLSKRFREVLLDGFWIANTNFKDQLSDVTWEQATTKVGSLNTIAALTFHIDYYIAGIVNVFESGDLEIRDQFSFDLPPIESQKDWEELLNKLWLDSERFATLLEQMPDAKLDEVFADEKYGTYRRNIDGMIEHSYYHLGQITLIKKLMNP, translated from the coding sequence ATGAGCTCAGTAATACAACTATCAAAAAGATTCAGGGAAGTTTTACTTGATGGATTTTGGATTGCCAATACCAATTTTAAAGATCAACTTTCTGATGTAACCTGGGAACAAGCAACGACAAAAGTTGGTTCTCTGAATACCATTGCGGCTTTAACCTTTCATATTGATTATTATATTGCAGGAATTGTTAATGTATTTGAAAGTGGGGATCTTGAAATAAGAGATCAATTTAGTTTTGATCTTCCTCCTATTGAATCTCAGAAGGATTGGGAAGAATTATTGAATAAGCTGTGGTTAGACTCCGAGAGGTTTGCTACATTGCTTGAACAAATGCCTGATGCTAAGCTGGATGAAGTTTTTGCAGACGAGAAATACGGAACGTACAGAAGGAATATCGATGGAATGATTGAGCATAGCTACTATCATTTGGGTCAGATTACTTTGATAAAAAAACTGATGAATCCATAA